A window of the Chryseobacterium arthrosphaerae genome harbors these coding sequences:
- a CDS encoding bifunctional UDP-N-acetylmuramoyl-tripeptide:D-alanyl-D-alanine ligase/alanine racemase, whose translation MNYTVQHIAEITNAQVIGDGNLMIRNIAYDSRIIYSTKNTAFIAINTHKNSGEKFIESAIDRGIGVIISEHYDPEYNNVTWIIVENSVDFLQKLARYHFENSHIQSIGITGSNGKTILKEWLYQCLWNEFPTVKSPKSFNSQIGLPLSLLQINSNHKLGIFEVGISKPDEMEKLEHIFHPQIGLLTHIGTAHAANFSSEEQLIDEKIRLFKDSEVIIYNGDNSSVDQKIKKSYSGRKLISYGFKKENNVFIKNNISRDENIIVEYFGEEISFPAHQRDEATLTNAMALITVLKELNIENKKIVEKINLLKAVEMRLESIEGIKGNIIINDSFNLDLDSLKTALQFLKEYNKSKKSLVLTDIVGVNVNSQELYEEVSELVNEQRFDSVFLIGDKISKFSELFKTKTYTFIDTKELIESKHLTEIENQIILLKGARKFEIEKLKDILELRKHDTVLEVNLNAILHNINYHKSLLKPGTKMMAMVKANAYGLGSFEVSEFLQHHHIDYLGVAYVDEGVELRKKGITTPIIVMNPEQHSYQTIIEYDLEPEIYSFRVLELFYEAVQKSGYDKKYPIHIKLETGMHRLGFKDFELDQLSETLSGKNLKVQSMFSHLSSSDMPEERAFTLKQFEVFERNSSYLIEKLGYTPIRHILNSSGITSYSDHQYDMVRIGIGMLGESSDNEIQKQLQSVVSFKTVISQISMVEGGESVGYSRRYKADHLTRIATVPVGYADGIPRLIGNQVGSLGVNKTLAPIVGNICMDMMMINVDNIPNVKEGDTVTVFNAKPSLKEFAGYCKTITYEVLTSISPRVKRIYIKD comes from the coding sequence ATGAATTATACAGTACAGCACATTGCAGAGATCACCAATGCACAGGTTATTGGAGACGGAAATCTGATGATCAGAAATATCGCCTATGACAGCAGGATTATTTATTCAACAAAAAATACTGCCTTTATAGCGATCAATACCCATAAGAATTCCGGTGAAAAATTTATTGAATCTGCAATTGACAGAGGTATCGGTGTCATTATTTCCGAACATTATGATCCGGAGTACAACAATGTAACCTGGATTATTGTTGAAAATTCTGTAGATTTTCTTCAAAAATTAGCCAGGTATCATTTCGAAAACTCTCACATACAATCTATCGGAATCACAGGAAGTAATGGAAAAACTATTTTAAAGGAATGGCTGTACCAATGCCTGTGGAATGAATTCCCTACTGTAAAAAGCCCGAAAAGTTTCAATTCTCAGATCGGTCTGCCCCTTTCTCTTCTTCAGATCAACAGCAATCACAAGCTTGGAATTTTTGAAGTGGGAATTTCAAAACCGGATGAAATGGAAAAACTTGAACATATTTTCCATCCTCAGATCGGATTGCTTACCCATATCGGAACCGCCCATGCCGCCAATTTTTCTTCCGAAGAGCAACTGATTGATGAAAAGATCAGACTTTTTAAAGATTCTGAAGTCATCATCTATAACGGAGACAATTCTTCGGTAGATCAGAAAATAAAAAAATCCTATTCCGGACGAAAATTGATTTCTTACGGATTTAAAAAGGAAAATAATGTCTTCATCAAAAATAATATTTCCAGGGATGAAAACATCATTGTTGAATATTTTGGTGAAGAAATCAGTTTTCCGGCCCACCAGAGGGACGAAGCGACGTTAACCAATGCTATGGCGCTTATCACAGTGCTTAAGGAGCTGAACATCGAAAATAAAAAGATCGTCGAAAAAATCAACCTTTTAAAGGCCGTCGAAATGAGGCTTGAATCCATCGAAGGAATAAAAGGCAATATTATCATCAACGATTCTTTCAACCTTGACCTCGATTCTCTTAAGACTGCCCTGCAGTTTCTGAAAGAATACAACAAATCTAAAAAGTCTTTGGTATTAACCGATATTGTTGGAGTGAATGTCAATTCACAGGAATTGTATGAAGAAGTTTCCGAACTCGTGAATGAGCAGCGTTTTGATTCCGTATTCCTGATCGGTGATAAAATATCAAAGTTCAGTGAATTATTTAAAACTAAAACATATACTTTCATTGACACTAAAGAGCTCATTGAAAGTAAACACCTTACTGAAATTGAAAACCAGATTATCCTTCTGAAAGGAGCCAGAAAATTCGAAATTGAAAAGCTTAAAGATATTCTTGAGCTCAGAAAACATGATACGGTTCTGGAAGTTAATCTGAATGCGATTCTTCATAACATCAATTATCATAAATCATTGCTTAAACCCGGAACCAAAATGATGGCTATGGTCAAAGCTAATGCCTATGGTCTTGGCAGTTTTGAGGTATCGGAATTCTTACAGCATCATCATATCGATTATCTGGGAGTTGCCTATGTGGATGAAGGTGTGGAACTTCGTAAAAAGGGAATCACCACTCCTATTATTGTAATGAATCCTGAACAGCACAGTTATCAGACCATTATAGAATATGATCTTGAGCCTGAAATTTACAGTTTCAGAGTTCTGGAGCTATTTTATGAAGCCGTACAAAAGTCAGGATATGATAAAAAATATCCGATTCACATCAAACTGGAAACAGGGATGCACCGTCTTGGTTTTAAAGATTTTGAGCTGGATCAGCTAAGTGAAACTTTAAGCGGTAAAAACCTGAAGGTTCAGAGCATGTTCAGTCACCTGTCTTCATCCGATATGCCTGAAGAACGGGCATTCACTTTAAAACAGTTTGAAGTATTCGAAAGAAATTCCAGCTATCTGATAGAAAAACTGGGCTACACTCCTATCCGTCACATTCTGAATTCTTCAGGGATTACAAGCTATAGCGACCATCAGTATGATATGGTAAGAATCGGTATCGGAATGCTGGGGGAATCTTCTGACAATGAAATTCAGAAACAACTACAGTCTGTGGTAAGTTTTAAAACCGTAATTTCACAGATATCAATGGTGGAAGGTGGAGAGTCCGTAGGCTACAGCAGAAGATATAAAGCTGATCATCTTACAAGGATTGCTACAGTTCCTGTAGGATATGCTGATGGGATTCCGAGATTAATCGGAAACCAGGTGGGAAGCCTGGGCGTTAATAAGACCCTGGCACCAATCGTCGGAAATATCTGCATGGATATGATGATGATCAATGTAGACAATATCCCAAATGTAAAGGAAGGTGACACTGTAACGGTATTCAACGCCAAACCAAGTTTAAAAGAATTCGCAGGCTACTGCAAAACGATAACCTATGAAGTATTAACCTCCATTTCGCCCCGGGTGAAACGGATCTATATAAAAGATTAA
- a CDS encoding thymidine kinase: MFLENTINHSKQSGWMEVICGSMFSGKTEELIRRLRRAEMAGQNVEIFKPKLDIRYSEEDVVSHNQNKIRSTAVDNPNEILLLASNCDVVGIDEAQFFDESIVDIANQLANSGIRVVIAGLDMDFLGRPFGPMPNLMATAEYVTKVHAICKRTGNLANYSMRTSQGNDLVELGETESYEAVSRRVFIDEVLSKRK; encoded by the coding sequence ATGTTTTTAGAAAATACAATTAATCATTCCAAACAAAGTGGTTGGATGGAAGTGATTTGTGGCTCTATGTTTTCCGGTAAAACCGAGGAATTGATCCGCAGATTGCGAAGGGCAGAAATGGCAGGACAGAATGTAGAAATTTTTAAACCGAAACTGGATATCCGGTATTCTGAAGAGGATGTAGTTTCTCATAATCAGAACAAAATACGCAGTACTGCGGTAGATAATCCGAATGAAATTCTTCTGCTGGCCTCCAATTGTGATGTGGTAGGAATAGATGAAGCCCAGTTTTTTGATGAAAGCATTGTTGATATTGCCAACCAGCTTGCCAACAGCGGAATAAGAGTGGTGATTGCAGGATTAGACATGGACTTTTTAGGCCGTCCGTTCGGACCAATGCCCAATCTGATGGCTACCGCCGAATATGTTACAAAAGTGCATGCTATTTGTAAGAGAACAGGTAATCTTGCCAATTATTCTATGAGAACTTCCCAGGGAAATGATCTTGTTGAGCTGGGAGAAACGGAAAGCTATGAAGCGGTAAGCCGTAGGGTTTTTATTGATGAAGTGCTTTCGAAAAGGAAGTAA
- the rsmI gene encoding 16S rRNA (cytidine(1402)-2'-O)-methyltransferase, with protein sequence MSGILYFVPTPVGNLEDMTFRAVNVLKEVDYILCEDTRTSGILLKHFEISKPLKSYHLHNEHQATEKVIADLKNGQNIAIITDAGTPGISDPGYLLAKAGADNGIEMICLPGATALIPALVVSGLPNNEFLFAGFLPQKKGRQTKLKQLAEEKKTIVLYESPHKINTTLEQIREFFGEETKASLSREISKKFEETKRGTISELIEFSKTKTLKGEIVLIINNSI encoded by the coding sequence TTGAGCGGAATCCTATATTTTGTTCCCACACCAGTCGGGAACCTGGAAGATATGACGTTCAGGGCTGTCAACGTCCTGAAAGAAGTAGATTATATTTTGTGTGAAGATACCAGAACTTCCGGAATACTTTTAAAACATTTTGAAATCTCCAAGCCTTTAAAATCTTATCATCTGCATAATGAACATCAGGCTACAGAAAAAGTGATTGCAGACCTTAAAAATGGCCAGAATATCGCTATCATTACCGATGCCGGAACTCCTGGAATCTCCGATCCCGGTTATTTACTGGCAAAAGCCGGAGCGGATAATGGTATCGAAATGATATGCCTGCCCGGAGCAACCGCTCTGATTCCTGCCCTGGTAGTATCAGGACTTCCGAACAATGAATTCCTTTTTGCCGGATTTTTACCACAGAAAAAAGGAAGACAGACAAAACTTAAGCAGCTTGCAGAAGAAAAGAAAACCATCGTCCTTTACGAGAGTCCTCATAAGATCAATACAACACTGGAACAGATCAGGGAGTTCTTCGGCGAAGAGACCAAAGCGAGCTTAAGCCGTGAGATTTCTAAAAAGTTTGAAGAAACCAAACGGGGAACAATCAGTGAGTTGATTGAATTTTCCAAAACCAAAACTTTAAAAGGAGAGATCGTTCTTATTATCAATAATTCTATTTGA